The Intestinibaculum porci DNA window GCTTTCTATAAATAATGAATGAATAGACATCAGACATTCTTATTAACATCGCTCCGCTAATGACAAATAAGAGCGGATTCATAGTCAGATAAGCTAGCTGATGCTGGAGAAAGCCAAACAAAAATAAAATTGCAAAAGCCAGGACGCCGCTATAATTCTCTTCTTCAAAGAAATAATGTACCCCATATAAACAGCCAGCAATGAAAAGAATAGTATAACCATAACCAAAATCAATCATACTCTTTAAATAAGCATTATCGACAAAATTATATTTACTTAAACTTGGTTTTTTCCCTGAGCCAAAGCCGCGCCACTTCACGTACGTCCCCCGGACATGCAAACCATAGCGAGAGATGGCTTGATGCTGGAGCTGAAAACGATGATTAAAAACAGCATTGAGTTTTTCCCAGGTTGCCTGACCAGGCTGATAGAAAACCGCAAAATAAAGCGTCACAAGCGGCGCACAAATCATTTCCAGGTAAGATAACTTAAGCACTTTTCCAATTATTCGATGTCCCATTTCCGTGCTTAATAGAAAAGCTCCTAAGCTCGCCGCAAAAATCATGATGGTATCGGTTTTCGCGGTCGTCACTTTCATCATGAAGAAGTTACCAATATTAATGATGATAAACTCCCAGAGCGTAAAGGAATCATGGCGATAGATGATATAAAGCAAAACGATCATCAAAAGATGAGCCCCAAAATCAAGCGGCCAGATATAACCGCAGGAATGTCCCATCATACTGCTTGATCGCACATAAGTGACATCCGGCAGGATATGCAACAAAAAGAGCACAACAGTCAGTCCCATCATCGCAATATGCGTGCCTAATAGCCAAGGCAGATATTCATAAAAATCATGAATACTCACAGCAATGAACAGATAAAACATTTGGGAGAGAATCATGACATTATTCATGGCCCCAGCATTTTGCATTTTCATAATATTCCAATAATAGAATACTGCCACCGCAATCAGCAGCAAATGATCAAAAAGAAAGAGTGGAATTTCTTTGATTAGGGCATAATGCGTCTCGCACCATTCCTTGCCAAACTGATAAATTAAGGCGCTCGCCGCTAATATTTGAAAAAAGATCAGTAATCCTCCTGTAACGTTTTCTTTATAGGATACATACCAGGATAAGTTCTTGATCATCGTATTCGTTGAGACCGCATAGACTGAAAAGAGGATGAGGCCAATAATCAGGAACACTTTATGGATTCTTTTAAATGTGTCTAACATAAAATTTCTCCTCGTATAATATGTTTGTAATTTGATTAATGAATCATCGCTAATAATTGATGATTCTTTAGATTTGAATATACACTTCAAATCCAGGATAATAGATTCTGTTTTGAACCTAAGGTTGTATTCTTTCTCCTTGCGGCCCCTATGGGATGTCCGCTTCACATAGACTTATTCCTCAGCCAAAACAGTTCTTTATACCCTAATGAGTTTGTTGAAGCTTTGTTTGCATTGTCTTCTTATTTTCGAGGTTGCGTTTGTCTTGGCTTAGAGGTGCAGTTCAAAACAAATTACTATCAATTTATGAAATGAGGTACTTATCGTGAAAAACAATATCTTTTCAAAACAATATGATTTATTTATCGGTTTAGACGTTTCTAAAGGCAAAGCAGATGCTGCCATTTATAAACGTAACAGAGATAGAAATGTTAAATCCAAATTTGTTCGAAAGGCGATAAAGTTTAAATTCACCAAGCCAGGTGTCGATGAGTTCCTCGATACCGTTAGACATTACAAAGATGAAGACTGCCTGAGCGTTCTTTTCACAATGGAAGTAACAGGCGTGTACTCTGACAATGTCTATATGTATATACGCGATCATCTCCAGGAAAGTGAAGCAGTTAAGTTTCTGGATACTAAATTCGTTGACAGGTGGCGCGATGCACACGGATATGCCAAATCCGATCCACTTGACGCTAAGACTATTGCACAGATGTGCGCAACTGATGATGATGCACGTTATGTTGAAAAAGCTCCTAATTACAACGAAGAAAACAACAAAAAAGGACATGCGAATCTAAAACTTCTGACGCATCGCTATCAGCAGCTGAATAAACAGCTAAATGCTGAATACAATCGACTGAGTGCACAGTGTGAAAAGTTCTTCCCGGAGCTTACCGCTGTTTTCTCAATACGTTCTGCGACTGCGCTTGCAATCTTAGAGGCATATCCTACTGCACATCATATCATTAAATCTTCTAAAAATGAAGTCTTTAATGTGGCTTACGAGGCCTCTAAGCATCGCTGTAAGGAAGCTAAAATAGACGATTTGTTCGATCTTTGTGAAAATACCATTGTTACTCTTAATGTTCCTGCGGAAGCTGAACTGGTCACCGCTGAAATGGTCAGCAGTATCAGAAATCTGCTTCAGACAAGGAGAAACTACAAGAAAATGATGGTTAATCGCGCTTCAAAGCAGCCTGCATTTAAGCGTCTTCAGACATTAATCGGCGTTGGTGAAGAATCCGCAGCTATGATTCTTGGTGAGGTATATGACATAGCTCTTTCCAAGAAAGCGGAAAACTTTGCATCATACTGTGGATTAACGCCAAGAAATAAGAAATCAGGTTCATCAGTTGATACCCATGGGAAGATTTCCAAAATGGGATCGCCTATCCTCAGACACGCTATATACCTGGCATCAGAGTATGCCAGACGGCATAATCCATACCTTGCCAACCTGTTTGCAAGGGTTAAAAACGGCAATAAGAAGCGCCATAAGCTTGCAATAGTAGCTGTTGCCAATAAGATGGCACGTTATATTTACGCTATTCTTAAGCATGATAGTGATTTCGTACTGCTTTATGAGGATCTCATGAAGCTTCCGGAAGATACCCGAGCCACGTTCTTCCAAAGTATTACTACTGACATTCCAGAAAAGACAAGAAGATGTATTTACAAATATTCTGATGAAAATGGTGTAGTACATGATTTTACCTTTACTGGAAATGACTCAGAAGAACAATACTGTATGTAGATTTTTGATATAATGCACATATATTTCAATAACTTGTGACAACTTTCACATTTATACACACTAAGACGTTTTCTTTTTGCAATTTTTAATACTACATATTTGTAGTACTCACCTCTAATCCAAGACAAACTCACTTGGCTTTAGAATCAGAGTAAACAAAGATTCAATTAATTTATATAATTAACACAATCAACTCCCCTCATATTTTCTATTGACATTTAATAGTATGTCTATCTATAAATCACTATTTTATCGAATTTAATGTTTATTGCAACCCTGATTATAGCAAGCAATCCTCAATCACACTTAAAAAGCGCAGGTTTCCCTGCGTTTTCATTATTTTCGTGAGTCAATCGCAAATGGTTCTTCAGTTACAAGCGGATAACTTGTCAATTCCTTGCCATCTAAATCATGATCATGCAAATCAATACCATGGATACGGCTATTATTATAGGTCGTGTAATAATAGATCCCCTTTTCTACGTTGCAGCAAGATGAGTAAATGGTATATTCATAAGCACCTGGTTTCACTTCACATAAGCCTTTCTGCTGCTCTACGGAACCTAAGATTTTAAAGAACTGGTTGACGGATTCATTTTCACTGTCTCCGCAAAGAGAATTCAGTTTTGTGTAAACACATTTAATGAATCTTGATTTACTTGATAAATCACCTGGTAAACCAAGGCCGCCCATTCCACGTGAATATAATTCTAATGGTGTACCAAACGTGTTTTCTGGCTGTTTTGGTGATAATGATGCATAATCGTTGAGAGCAAACATCATATAGTTAAATGGTGGGTTGTTGGTCATAACACCAACCGGATTATCATAAACATGTAAGCCATCTTTCATAGATTCAACTACAATTGATTCGTTCTTGTCACTAATCATCCAATGCAATGTGGCATTTGGCATTTCTTTCGAGAATGGTTCGTTATAAATAGAAATGTTTTCTAACTTCTCTCGCGCCTGAGCAACGGTTTCACAGGTACTTAAAATGTAAGGAATAAATTCAAAAGATGTGACATTATCCTTGCCTTCCTGTAAATCAAAGAAATGACAGTTCCCAGGGAAGTTTAGTCCAGCCATGGATAAACCTTTTTCATTGGTGGCATCATAATAGAGAGGGAAACCGCCTAAAACTGTCGCCATCCCAATCAGAGCATAATGGGTAGTGAGATCTTCACGTGCACGCATTGGGAAAACAAAGTTTCTCGGTGTGACCGTCACACTTTCGTTATAGGAGAAATCCAAATCAAGATTTCTTCCAAAATAATGATCTTTCGTAGCAAACGAAATTACTGTACACATAATTTGTACCTCCTTGTATGATTTCTATGTTCATTATAGGTTCAGTGCTATGTTCACTCAAGTAAAGTCGCATGATTTTACGATTTTTTTCACTTACCATATCAATAATGTATAGGTCATATGAAAAGAGAATATTAGAAAACGGTCTTTTTTCAAGATTCACTTGCAAAGAAGAAGAAAGGATGCTAAAAGATTTTATATTTTGCTTATTTTGAAATTGTAAACCACAAATCTAAGTGTTATCCTGTAATTACGAGGAAGTGATTCTTATTCATTCAGAAAAAAATTTTCAAACTCTTGAAAATCAAATTCGTATTCTCAAAGCCAAAGGATTAGTAATTCAAAATCCATCAGTTGCCAAGAAATGGTTAAGCCAATGCAATTATTACAATTTCATCAATGGCTATAAGGAGCTCTTCTTAGACTATAAGCGGATCAATGAGGATCCTCATCACCACGAAGTATTTAAACCCAATACCACCATTGAAGAATTAAAACCCCTCTATGATTTTGACCGAGAATTACGAATACTCACCCTTAAATACCTTTTCATCATTGAACGAAAATTTAAATCCAACCTTGCTTATTACTTCGAACAATTTCATAAATCCCCCAATGCCTATTTATATGCCGAAAATTATGATCAAACCAGAACAAAGAATGTAAATAGAACTATTATCATTCTTAAAAAAGAATATAATAGAGCCAGTAGAACTGAAACATCCCATAAACATTACATCAAATCAATAGAACATGTCCCTTTATGGGTCTTCATCAATTTTATTTCTTTTGGTACATGCAGCAAAATGTATAAGAACATGAATTCTAGAGAACAAACTCTCATATCCAAAAGTATAGCACCATCATTAGAAATTCAAGATTTATCAGCGTTTATGGAATACCTCACAAATATTCGTAATATTTGTGCTCATGATGAACGTTTATACGCTTATATTTGTTCTAGCATGCCACCAGGAATGCCATTAATGCAATACTTTCATCTTTCAGAGAAAGCAAGGAAATCATATTTTGGACTAATAATCACTTTAAAATACTTCCTTTCACGAAAAGAGTTCAACTCCTATTATCACAAATTAAAAATTTTATTTCAAAATTTAGATAGCCATACTCATACAATGAGTATCAAAAAAGTTTATCGAAAAATGGGCTTTCCTCACAACTGGAAAAATATTAACCATATCTAATTTTACCAGACATATAAAGAAAGAGTTCAGTTCAGCGGTTCAGAAAGGCTCAGTTTTTAAAAATCCTTGATTTCTATTTAAAACATGTTATTATAATTTCGATAGCAATCGGATCATCGCTAGGCTTAGGAATTCGTCTAGGGGTCCCGATTCAGATGCTAGGGAGTTCTCTCGGAGATCTCCCTTGAATTTTATCTTATTACTATGGCCAGATCTCATGATCTGGTCTTTTTCGTACAATCAGAGAAAGACGTTAGAGCAAATGCTCTAACGTCTCTGAAGGGAGTTTAAAACTATGTACGTTTAGTTTCTATTCTCTTTTTTCTTACGCGTCGCAATTAATACGCCAAGCAGGGTAATTAATGCGATACTCATCAGCATCATCTGCATCGTGATTTCAGTTTCATCACCGGTCTTGACAGCTTCAGTCGTTGTCGTTGGCGCCGTACCTGTATCATAAGTCGTCGTCTTGACAACAGTAGGTGTCGTGTTATCCGTATTGTAGGTTGGCACAGTTTCCTTTTCGACACTCGTATCAGTGTCTGGCGTATTCTGTGTCGCCTGTTTGCCGGAACCAGATTCTTCAGTTGCTGGTGTGGCAATGGTTGGTGTTTCTGGAGTATTTTGTGTTGGCATCGTACCATCGCCAGATTCATCAATAATTGTGGTCTTTGAAGTTGGCGTTATAACAGTGCCTGGAGTGACTTCCGGATCCTTTTGTGGATCTGGATCTTCGCTGCTTGTTACAGTCGCTGTATTCACAACATTTCCTCTTGTCACATCAAGAGCTTTGACAACATAAGTTGTTACGAATGTTTCCTGAGCATTTGGTGATAATTTTTCAATTGTCCACTTACCGCCCGTTAATGGGTCTTCGACAACCACATTCGTTAACGTTAAGTTACCAGTATTCGTTGCAGTAATCAGATAAGAAATCGTATCTCCTTCTTCATAACCGCTTGCAGAAGCTGGGCTGCTTGTTGTTGTCTTGGTGATCACTACAGCTGGATGAGAAGCTTCCGTATTATCTTCCGTCTTACCATCCGTAATCTTCACTTCATCGTCCTTGTTATCAGGAGTTGGATCTTCTAATGTTGCTGTATCAACAGTCGCATTATTGATCACTTTACCCTTTACAATATCAGCTTCCTGCACTTTGTATGAGGTTGTGAAGCTTTGTGTATCACCTGGTTTTGAGGCTTTGACATCAAAGTTTTCATTGGTCATATCATCGTGAAGTTTGAAAGCAGATAATGGCAGGTTACCATCATTCTTGACAGTGATTTCATAAGTAATCGTTTCACCAAGCTGATATGCTTTTCCATCCTTAGGTGTGCTTGTCGTCTTCTTCGTTACTGTCACACTTGGATTTGTCTTTGTGATGTCTACTTCTTCCTTGCCCGGAGTCACTTCTGGATCAGGATCAGTAGGATCATCAGGAGTTGGATCATCAACTTTATTCACGGTTGCCACATTTGTGACTTTACCCTTATTGACATCCTGCTGTGTCACTTTGTAGTTTACAGTGAAGTTTGAAGATTCTTCCTGAGGTTTCAAACTATCAATAGTGAATGTATCACCCGTTAAATCATCTTTCAGGATAATGTTCGTTAATGTTAAATTACCATCGTTCTTCGCTTTGATCGTGTAAGTAATCGTATCACCTAAGGTATACTGCTTACTTGTGTCAGCCTGTTTTGTAATTGTCAGATGCGGATGTTTATCTTCTGTTTCAACCGTCTTTTCACCTGGATTATCTTTTGGATCAGGATCATTTGGATCTTCAGGAGTTGGATCATCGACATCTTTCATAGTAACGATATTCTTAATCTTGCCAGCGATGATGTCTTTTTCGGTAACCGTGTAAGTCACAACATGTTCATCAGAAGTCGCCTGAGGCGCTAATTTCTTAATAGTCCATGTATCACCGGTTAAAGCATCTTCGAGCTTGATATTCGTTAATGTTAAATTACCATCATTGATGGCAGAAATTGTGTAAGTGACTGTTTCACCAAGTTTATACTTCTTCGTGTCATCGGCCTTCTTGATAATAGTCAGATGAGGATTCTTTTCTTCCGTATCAACAGTTTCTTTACCCGGTTCATCTTTTGGATCAGGATCAGTCGGATCATCAGGGGTTGGGTCATCGACATCTTTCATCGTTGCCACATTAGCCACATGACCGTTCTTAATATCCTTTTCCGTTACGACATAAGTCGTGGTGAAGTCTTGAGATGTTTGATGAGGAGCAAGTGAGCGGATTGTCCACTGCTGATTGGTCAGATCGTCACGAATCACAATGTTCGTTAATGTTAAGTTACCATCATTGGTTGCATGAATCGTGTAATGAATTGTTTCGCCTAACTTGTAAGCCTTCTTTTCATCAGCTTTCTTTGTAATCGTGATATGCGGATTCTTCTCTTCTGTGTCGACGGTTTCCTTGCCAGGTGTGACTTCAGGAGCTGGATCATCAGGATTATCTGGTGTTGGATCATCAATGCGATCGACTGTAGCGACGTTCACAATCTTACCAACCTTGATATCAGATTCCGTAACTTTGTAAGTTGCGATGAGATCCTGTGAGGTTTCTCCTGGTAACAGCTTCGCAATGGTCCATGAAGACTTCGTCAGATCATCTTTAACCACGATATTCGTTAAGGTTAAGTTACCAGTATTCTTCGCATGAATCTTATAAGTAATGGTATCCCCTAACTTATATTCTTTCTGCTCAGCGGTCTTAGTAATCTTCAGTTTTGGCTTCGCATCATCGATTTCCGGTTCAGGAACTTCATCAGTGCCTTTATAAGTCTTGCCTAATGAGACATCCACTTTATTCTTGAACTGCTGAGATTTGATTTCTTCTTCCGTCACGATGTACGTTGCTTTCAGAGTGATTTCTTCACCAGCGGATAAGGTTTCAGGAATGTCTGATGTGATCTTAACACCTGGGAGTTCTGTCACTTTCAGGGTCTTGACTTCATCATAAATATTCTTGATCTTGATTTCGAAATGAATCGTGTCACCTAACTTGTATTCTTCCGCATCATGGGATTTCGTGACAACTTTGTCATCATCCACATCATCCGTCACTGTTAACTGACCGTATTCTTTCTTGACATCGTAGTTACCAAGTTTAGCGGTATGATTGCTTAATGTGAAGGTATTGTCAGAAGAGCCAACCAATAACTGTCTTCCAGTGAAACCAGCTTTGAAGCTTTCGCCTTCCACATAAGAACCAGCGGTTACTTTCAGCTGATGATCGCCATTGGTTAAAGCAGTACCATCATAAGCTTTCTTTAAGGTTGCTGATGTCAGGGTTACTGGACGTTTCTTAACGGTTAACGTGCCATCAGTAATCATCATATGCTCATCATCAGTATTGAAGAAATCAGTTACATCCTGATCACCTTTCATAATACGATAAGCAGTCACCTTATTCTCAGTTTCACCAGCATTGGTGATCTCACCCTTAATCGTCGCTTCAATATGCATACCAGGTAAGACGCCCGCTACGGTATAACCATCATTCGTTAATGATTGACCATCATAAACTTTTTCATCACTCGCTGCAGTAATATGCATAATGACCTGTGCAGTTGTAATAGTTAAGCTGCCCGGTCTCTTGGTAATGATATAGTTCTTATCTTTATAAGCATCGGTCTTCTGGAAGCTGATGGCATTGCTTATTGTCCCAACTTCAGTAATAGAACCAGTAGCTTTAAGATCAGAAACTTCACCATCGACAAAGCCATCACCCGTTACAGTGACATGTTTTGCCGTTAATGGCGTACCATCATAAGCCCGCGTTACACTTTCACTTGTCAGTGTAACTTTACGTGGGGTAACTTCTAAATAACCATCATTCTTTGTAATATTCTTGAACTGATCGGTGACATCGTTGCCGTCTTCATCTCTAATGATGACGTCAGCTACTTTGTTAGCGATCTTACCAGCATTCGTGATTGTACCCGTCATCTTGACTTCAGCCTTGTAGTTTTCGAAACCTTCTGGCAGGATGACGTCAGCCTTATCACTAGATAATGCCTTACCATCATAAGTCTTACTTACACTTGAGCCATTGACAACGACTGCATTTTCATTTGCGAGAATCGTTAAAGTGCCAAGATCATAAGTCAGATTGTAGTTCTTTTCTTTATAAGCATCCGTTGTTGCTAATTCAATCGTATTAGGAACACTACCGATCTTCTTGATTGTACCAACAGCTTTAGCGGTTGCTTCACCAGCAACGAAGCCCTGTCCAGAAATCTTCACTTCTGGTCTTGTTAATTCTTTACCATCATAAACCTTATGGTCACTTTCACTCTTTAATGTCACATGACGTGGCGTAATCGTTAACTGACCAGAAACAGTCTTAATATTTGCAAAGTATCTTGTTACATCGGTCATACCATCCATAATCACCACGGTATTGACTTTATTTTCACCCTTGTCACCAACATTTGTGGCAGAGCCATCAGTTGTGACATAAGCGCGTAAGTTATCTGATAAACCTTCAACCGTGAATGTATCACTCGTGAGCGCTTTGCCATCATAAACTTTCGC harbors:
- a CDS encoding IS110 family RNA-guided transposase, coding for MKNNIFSKQYDLFIGLDVSKGKADAAIYKRNRDRNVKSKFVRKAIKFKFTKPGVDEFLDTVRHYKDEDCLSVLFTMEVTGVYSDNVYMYIRDHLQESEAVKFLDTKFVDRWRDAHGYAKSDPLDAKTIAQMCATDDDARYVEKAPNYNEENNKKGHANLKLLTHRYQQLNKQLNAEYNRLSAQCEKFFPELTAVFSIRSATALAILEAYPTAHHIIKSSKNEVFNVAYEASKHRCKEAKIDDLFDLCENTIVTLNVPAEAELVTAEMVSSIRNLLQTRRNYKKMMVNRASKQPAFKRLQTLIGVGEESAAMILGEVYDIALSKKAENFASYCGLTPRNKKSGSSVDTHGKISKMGSPILRHAIYLASEYARRHNPYLANLFARVKNGNKKRHKLAIVAVANKMARYIYAILKHDSDFVLLYEDLMKLPEDTRATFFQSITTDIPEKTRRCIYKYSDENGVVHDFTFTGNDSEEQYCM
- the bsh gene encoding choloylglycine hydrolase, yielding MCTVISFATKDHYFGRNLDLDFSYNESVTVTPRNFVFPMRAREDLTTHYALIGMATVLGGFPLYYDATNEKGLSMAGLNFPGNCHFFDLQEGKDNVTSFEFIPYILSTCETVAQAREKLENISIYNEPFSKEMPNATLHWMISDKNESIVVESMKDGLHVYDNPVGVMTNNPPFNYMMFALNDYASLSPKQPENTFGTPLELYSRGMGGLGLPGDLSSKSRFIKCVYTKLNSLCGDSENESVNQFFKILGSVEQQKGLCEVKPGAYEYTIYSSCCNVEKGIYYYTTYNNSRIHGIDLHDHDLDGKELTSYPLVTEEPFAIDSRK
- a CDS encoding Abi family protein; translated protein: MILIHSEKNFQTLENQIRILKAKGLVIQNPSVAKKWLSQCNYYNFINGYKELFLDYKRINEDPHHHEVFKPNTTIEELKPLYDFDRELRILTLKYLFIIERKFKSNLAYYFEQFHKSPNAYLYAENYDQTRTKNVNRTIIILKKEYNRASRTETSHKHYIKSIEHVPLWVFINFISFGTCSKMYKNMNSREQTLISKSIAPSLEIQDLSAFMEYLTNIRNICAHDERLYAYICSSMPPGMPLMQYFHLSEKARKSYFGLIITLKYFLSRKEFNSYYHKLKILFQNLDSHTHTMSIKKVYRKMGFPHNWKNINHI